From Mytilus edulis chromosome 9, xbMytEdul2.2, whole genome shotgun sequence, the proteins below share one genomic window:
- the LOC139489985 gene encoding uncharacterized protein, with protein MCENCSVKLHPKVKGAGDHIIVNIKSLGSQHSVDFKDFSSIKCEEHLKQLACLFCNTCKQAVCPGCVSKVHKQHNIEEFQNLYQQKVERLQCGIGNVDTDCKELERRSQQLDHIKTMETTRLSNMRQNILDQATLIKSEINEYLKRLTTEIDGENTEFDTTIKREQSKMNNIKQKLIDQRQKAQEMKESSNMAEFFAKVTDVTQTMEECLPSPNSITSGKLQLFSELEFHPSIVGALVHDITNPEFKSNIEISKTYVSEESVVQFLTPGPDNSLWYSCNIDQKVLKRAKPGEKTLETVSRVNLMVYGIVCIPGYGLLLSTYGETLKIIPENSDEILDARFSIDPLEPKCLHMTKDNKLAIGAISKGPLYPASGQRVVILMDMEGNKLSTFEYNQKGKRLLTHPWGIASTTNGNIFILDRINRQCVGRLVVLKRDDGSVINMYNGREKQVFIPRGIVATQADNIIISDCDDPEVSLHILDNSGNLLTYYDTRDIGIELPFSLTVSSIGLFYIGGTIITNSGKRAELFEISFDEM; from the coding sequence ATGTGTGAAAATTGCTCGGTAAAACTTCACCCAAAGGTCAAGGGAGCAGGCGACCACattattgtaaatattaaaagctTGGGATCCCAGCATTCTGTTGACTTCAAGGATTTTAGCAGTATAAAGTGTGAAGAGCACCTAAAACAACTAGCTTGTTTATTTTGCAACACTTGCAAGCAAGCTGTTTGCCCGGGTTGTGTTTCAAAAGTGCACAAGCAACATAATATAGAGGAATTTCAAAACTTGTATCAACAGAAAGTCGAAAGACTGCAATGCGGAATAGGAAACGTAGACACAGACTGCAAGGAATTAGAGAGGAGAAGCCAACAATTAGACCATATCAAAACCATGGAAACAACAAGACTCTCAAATATGCGACAAAACATTCTTGACCAGGCAACACTTATAAAGAGTGAAATTAATGAATACCTAAAAAGGCTCACAACTGAAATCGACGGAGAGAATACCGAATTTGACACGACAATTAAAAGAGAACAAAGTAAAATGAATAACATTAAGCAAAAGTTGATTGATCAGAGACAAAAGGCACAAGAGATGAAAGAGTCAAGTAATATGGCTGAGTTCTTTGCTAAGGTAACCGATGTCACACAAACGATGGAGGAATGTTTACCCTCACCCAATTCAATTACCAGTGGAAAACTTCAGCTCTTTTCGGAATTAGAGTTTCATCCAAGTATAGTTGGTGCACTTGTGCATGATATTACAAACCCTGAATTTAAAAGtaacattgaaataagtaagaCATATGTTTCTGAGGAAAGTGTGGTACAGTTTCTTACCCCAGGGCCTGACAATTCATTGTGGTACAGTTGTAATATAGATCAAAAAGTGCTAAAAAGAGCTAAGCCCGGTGAGAAAACACTTGAAACTGTATCAAGAGTGAACCTGATGGTTTATGGTATTGTTTGTATTCCTGGTTATGGCCTGCTCCTATCAACATACGGAGAGACGCTCAAAATCATCCCAGAAAACAGCGACGAGATTCTTGATGCTCGTTTTTCAATAGATCCCCTAGAACCAAAATGCCTCCATATGACTAAGGATAATAAGTTAGCCATCGGTGCAATAAGTAAAGGGCCGCTGTATCCAGCATCTGGACAACGAGTTGTCATACTCATggacatggagggaaacaaactTTCTACCTTTGAGTACAACCAAAAAGGGAAACGATTGCTCACACATCCTTGGGGAATAGCGAGTACGACCAATGGAAACATTTTCATTCTGGACAGAATAAATAGACAGTGTGTAGGACGATTGGTTGTTTTAAAACGAGACGACGGTAGCGTTATAAATATGTATAATGGCCGGGAGAAACAAGTTTTCATTCCAAGAGGAATAGTGGCAACGCAAGCTGACAACATTATCATATCAGACTGTGATGATCCTGAGGTATCGCTTCATATATTGGACAATTCTGGAAATCTACTAACATATTACGATACTAGAGACATTGGGATAGAACTTCCATTTTCATTGACCGTTTCTTCGATCGGACTTTTTTATATTGGAGGAACAATAATAACGAATAGTGGTAAACGAGCCGAACTGTTTGAAATCAGTTTTGATGAAATGTaa
- the LOC139489984 gene encoding uncharacterized protein: protein MHKKHKIVEFQHAYELKIERLHCVKGKVENDFKELERRIKHLDQIKTEESTRLSRMQETIHDRVTLIKREFDEYESRLISDIDAGNTKFDIAIQNEQTKINNIKKKLNAERQKAKDITESNDMVQFFAKIVDVTKSMEDCLPPTYSVTRELQFLPGLAFNQSVLGELRHESENLAYKLKLEITRKYVSKYDILQFLTSGPGHSLWYSKNINQKVLEKVTLAEEQLKIVSRKEIMVYGLAFVPGHGLLLSTDGDTLKIIPENSEEILDSRFAVDSLEPKCIHVTKDNKLAISAISKGPLYPASGQRVVILMDMEGNKHSTFEFDNKMERLFTYPWGIASTTNGNVFILDRTDCNCDGRLVVLNREDGSVIDIYNGRGKRNFVPRGIVATKADNVIITDCDDPEVSLHILNNSGKLMSYYNTRDIGIQNPFSMTFSATGKFYIRGTTWRDSGEKAQLFEIDMIET from the coding sequence ATGCACAAGAAACATAAAATCGTAGAATTTCAGCATGCATATGAACTTAAAATCGAAAGACTGCACTGCGTTAAAGGGAAAGTAGAAAACGACTTCAAAGAACTAGAGAGGAGAATCAAACATTTAGATCAAATTAAAACAGAGGAAAGCACAAGACTTTCAAGAATGCAGGAGACCATTCATGACCGGGTCACACTTATAAAAAGGGAATTTGATGAATATGAAAGTAGGCTTATTTCTGACATTGATGCAGGAAATACAAAATTTGACATTGCAATTCAAAACGAACAGACTAAAATTAATAACATCAAGAAAAAGTTGAATGCTGAAAGACAAAAGGCAAAGGATATAACAGAATCGAATGATATGGTTCAGTTCTTCGCTAAGATAGTTGATGTCACCAAATCGATGGAAGATTGTTTACCGCCAACATATTCAGTAACAAGAGAACTTCAGTTTCTTCCAGGCTTAGCGTTTAACCAAAGCGTTTTAGGCGAACTTCGCCATGAGAGCGAAAATCTTGCATATAAACTTAAGTTAGAAATAACTAGAAAATATGTTTCCAAatatgatattttacagtttcttACCTCAGGTCCTGGTCATTCGTTGTGGTACAGTAAAAATATAAACCAAAAGGTACTGGAGAAAGTAACACTTGCTGAAGAACAACTGAAAATTGTATCAAGGAAAGAAATTATGGTTTATGGCTTAGCATTCGTTCCTGGTCATGGCCTTCTCTTGTCAACAGATGGAGATACGCTTAAAATAATTCCAGAAAACAGCGAAGAAATTCTTGATTCTCGTTTCGCAGTAGATTCTCTAGAACCGAAATGTATCCATGTAACAAAGGATAATAAATTAGCTATCAGTGCAATAAGTAAAGGACCTCTGTATCCAGCATCCGGTCAACGAGTAGTCATACTCATGGACATGGAAGGAAACAAACATTCTACGTTTGAGTTCGACAACAAAATGGAACGTTTGTTTACCTATCCATGGGGAATTGCGAGTACGACTAAtggaaatgttttcattttagacAGAACAGATTGTAATTGTGATGGAAGGTTGGTTGTTTTAAACCGAGAAGATGGAAGcgttatagatatatataatgGCCGAGGAAAACGTAATTTCGTTCCAAGAGGAATAGTTGCAACAAAAGCTGACAACGTTATAATAACGGACTGTGATGATCCCGAGGTATCGCTTCATATTTTGAACAATTCTGGAAAGCTGATGTCATACTACAATACCAGGGACATTGGTATACAAAACCCATTTTCAATGACCTTCTCAGCAACTGGAAAATTTTACATTAGGGGAACAACATGGAGGGATAGTGGCGAAAAAGCTCAATTGTTTGAGATCGATATGATTGAAACCTAG